One window from the genome of [Clostridium] celerecrescens 18A encodes:
- the xseA gene encoding exodeoxyribonuclease VII large subunit — MASVYSVTQVNAYIKNMFAQDFALNRISVKGEVSNCKYHTSGHIYFTLKDGKSSMAAVMFAGHRKGLAFKLEEGQQVVVKGSVEVYERDGRYQLYAQEITKEGIGDLFERFQKLRDELEEMGMFSPEYKKPVPKYGTTVGIVTAPTGAAIQDIINISTRRNPYVQLYLYPALVQGESAKESIVKGIETLDQMGLDVLIVGRGGGSIEDLWAFNEEVVARAVFNCSTPVISAVGHETDVTIADYVADMRAPTPSAAAELAVFDYSKFEEQVEMYGHTLLRTVERKLERYRFHGNQYALKLKLHDPKRSIHECRQRLVDTQDKLKSLILSKTASYRARAEEDKLHIKQLIEKQAVRDRHRLEIFISRLEAESPLKRMGGGYGFVTDGNDRRIDSVKQVKAGDRIGLRLRDGSMEAVVSRVAPAESGLFGSQREGVRGDR, encoded by the coding sequence ATGGCGAGTGTGTATTCCGTTACTCAGGTCAATGCCTATATTAAGAATATGTTTGCCCAGGATTTCGCCCTGAACCGGATATCCGTTAAGGGTGAAGTGTCCAACTGTAAATACCATACCTCTGGCCATATTTACTTTACCTTAAAGGACGGAAAGTCGTCTATGGCGGCAGTGATGTTTGCCGGGCACAGGAAGGGTCTTGCTTTTAAGCTGGAGGAAGGACAGCAGGTGGTGGTAAAGGGCAGCGTGGAGGTTTATGAGCGGGACGGAAGATACCAGCTCTATGCCCAGGAGATCACAAAAGAAGGAATCGGTGATCTGTTTGAACGGTTCCAAAAACTGCGTGATGAACTGGAAGAAATGGGGATGTTTTCTCCTGAATATAAGAAACCGGTTCCAAAGTACGGGACAACCGTGGGAATCGTAACGGCTCCTACCGGAGCTGCTATCCAGGATATTATAAATATATCTACCAGACGCAATCCTTATGTGCAGCTTTATCTCTACCCGGCTCTTGTCCAGGGAGAGAGTGCAAAGGAAAGCATTGTAAAAGGGATCGAAACCCTGGACCAGATGGGACTTGATGTCCTGATCGTTGGGAGGGGCGGCGGTTCCATTGAGGATTTATGGGCATTTAATGAGGAAGTTGTGGCAAGGGCTGTTTTTAACTGCAGCACTCCTGTGATCTCTGCGGTAGGCCATGAAACCGATGTGACTATTGCAGATTATGTGGCGGACATGCGTGCCCCCACGCCTTCTGCAGCAGCAGAGCTTGCTGTATTTGATTACAGCAAGTTTGAGGAGCAGGTGGAAATGTACGGTCATACGCTTTTAAGGACTGTGGAAAGAAAGCTGGAACGCTACCGGTTCCATGGAAACCAGTACGCCTTAAAGCTGAAGCTGCATGACCCCAAGCGCAGCATCCATGAATGCCGTCAAAGGCTTGTGGACACCCAGGACAAGCTAAAAAGCCTGATTTTGTCAAAGACTGCCTCATACCGGGCAAGGGCGGAAGAAGACAAGCTTCATATAAAACAGCTTATAGAAAAGCAGGCGGTCAGGGACAGACACAGGTTGGAGATTTTCATCAGCCGCCTGGAAGCAGAATCCCCTCTTAAGAGAATGGGAGGCGGCTATGGTTTTGTAACTGATGGAAATGACAGGCGGATTGATTCCGTGAAGCAGGTAAAAGCCGGTGACAGAATTGGGCTGAGGCTTAGGGATGGAAGCATGGAGGCGGTGGTTTCCCGCGTTGCCCCGGCGGAATCCGGCTTATTTGGCAGCCAGCGGGAGGGCGTTCGTGGAGACAGGTAA
- the nusB gene encoding transcription antitermination factor NusB encodes MTRSKMREHCFKLLFCADFYPAEEKTGQLIQYFEEPKEDDLNAEGVEEIIHDVDMSEENAAYLRERAESVMVRIPELDSKINEVAEGWKTKRMGKAELTILRLALYEILFDEEVPEKVAINEAVELAKKYGGNEAPAFINGVLAKLV; translated from the coding sequence ATGACCAGAAGTAAAATGCGCGAACACTGCTTTAAATTGCTCTTTTGTGCGGATTTTTATCCGGCAGAGGAGAAGACGGGGCAGCTTATTCAATATTTTGAGGAACCAAAAGAGGATGATTTAAACGCCGAGGGCGTAGAAGAGATCATCCATGATGTGGATATGAGTGAAGAAAATGCTGCTTATTTAAGAGAGAGGGCAGAGTCCGTTATGGTCAGAATCCCTGAACTGGATTCAAAGATCAACGAAGTAGCCGAAGGCTGGAAGACAAAACGTATGGGTAAGGCTGAACTTACCATCCTCCGCCTGGCCCTGTATGAGATTTTATTTGATGAGGAAGTGCCGGAAAAGGTAGCCATCAATGAGGCTGTGGAACTGGCTAAAAAGTACGGCGGGAATGAAGCTCCGGCATTTATTAACGGAGTCCTGGCAAAGCTGGTGTAA
- the xseB gene encoding exodeoxyribonuclease VII small subunit: protein MAAKKEKTIEETFGELEELIKKLESGECSLEESFQYYETGMKLVKFCNEKIDKVEKKIIVLEENGEEHE, encoded by the coding sequence ATGGCGGCAAAAAAAGAAAAAACGATTGAAGAGACATTTGGAGAGCTGGAAGAGCTCATTAAAAAACTGGAAAGCGGAGAATGCTCCCTGGAGGAATCCTTTCAGTATTATGAGACCGGCATGAAGCTGGTAAAGTTCTGCAATGAAAAAATAGATAAAGTGGAAAAAAAGATTATCGTGTTAGAGGAAAATGGTGAGGAACATGAATGA
- a CDS encoding TlyA family RNA methyltransferase — translation MKERLDVLLVKRGLAESREKAKAVIMSGIVYVDGDKEDKAGTTFEETANIEVRGSTLRYVSRGGLKLEKAMTHFNVTLEGKVCMDVGSSTGGFTDCMLQNGAVKVYAVDVGHGQLAWKLRNDERVVCMEKTNIRYVTPEDLADSIEFSSIDVSFISLTKVLGPVKALLTDEGEVVCLIKPQFEAGREKVGKKGVVREKSVHLEVIRMVISHAVSIGFEALHLEYSPIKGPEGNIEYLLHLKNHQSGEAFPECGLDPEQIVNEAHGNLTGN, via the coding sequence ATGAAAGAACGTTTGGATGTGCTTTTAGTAAAACGGGGACTGGCTGAATCCAGGGAAAAGGCCAAGGCTGTCATTATGTCCGGGATCGTCTATGTAGACGGGGATAAGGAAGACAAAGCCGGTACCACATTTGAGGAAACTGCAAACATCGAGGTAAGAGGAAGCACTCTGCGGTATGTGAGCCGGGGCGGTTTAAAGCTCGAAAAAGCCATGACTCACTTTAACGTGACTCTGGAAGGAAAAGTATGCATGGATGTAGGTTCTTCTACAGGCGGTTTTACAGACTGCATGCTTCAGAACGGAGCCGTTAAGGTTTATGCAGTGGATGTGGGCCATGGTCAGCTTGCATGGAAGCTGAGGAACGATGAACGAGTGGTGTGTATGGAAAAAACCAATATCCGTTATGTCACTCCTGAAGACCTGGCCGACTCAATCGAATTTTCCTCGATTGATGTTTCCTTTATTTCCCTGACAAAGGTATTAGGACCTGTAAAAGCCCTTCTTACGGATGAAGGAGAGGTCGTCTGCCTTATAAAGCCCCAGTTTGAAGCCGGCCGGGAAAAAGTGGGGAAAAAGGGCGTTGTGAGGGAAAAATCCGTCCATCTGGAAGTCATCAGGATGGTCATTTCCCACGCAGTAAGCATTGGCTTTGAAGCCCTTCATCTGGAATATTCCCCCATTAAAGGGCCGGAAGGGAACATTGAGTATCTCCTTCACTTGAAAAATCATCAGTCAGGAGAGGCATTCCCGGAATGCGGTCTTGATCCGGAACAGATCGTTAATGAGGCCCATGGGAATTTAACAGGAAACTAA
- a CDS encoding NAD(+)/NADH kinase yields the protein MKYFYVIMNPDKKGARETAKAIRDYLTGHGAVCLIGGEGQEKRQGKSHYTDAAMVPEETECLITLGGDGTLIQAARDLAGRNIPLIGINRGTLGYLTQVSRTEDINDALSALLANDYKLEERMMLDGCIYRKGTAVCQDIALNEIVITRSEQLKMLQFKVYVNQEFLNEYRADGLIAATPTGSTAYNLSAGGPIIVPDSKMVVLTPICSHALGTRSIVLSADDWIQIEMTGKKGISQAAVFDGDTTTELYPGDCIEIRRSDIKTILIKLKNISFLDNLRNKMAGI from the coding sequence ATGAAATATTTTTATGTAATCATGAACCCTGACAAAAAAGGGGCCAGAGAGACTGCGAAAGCCATTCGTGACTATCTTACCGGTCATGGGGCTGTCTGTCTGATCGGGGGAGAAGGCCAGGAAAAACGGCAGGGGAAAAGCCATTATACCGATGCTGCCATGGTGCCGGAAGAGACGGAGTGCCTGATCACCTTAGGCGGTGACGGTACCCTGATACAGGCGGCCAGAGACTTGGCAGGACGGAATATCCCCTTGATCGGGATCAATCGGGGGACCCTTGGGTACCTGACCCAGGTATCCCGCACGGAGGATATCAATGATGCTCTTTCTGCCCTTCTTGCCAATGATTATAAGCTGGAAGAACGGATGATGTTAGACGGCTGTATTTACCGCAAGGGAACAGCTGTCTGCCAGGATATTGCTTTAAATGAAATCGTCATAACCAGGAGCGAGCAATTAAAGATGCTTCAGTTTAAGGTTTATGTAAATCAGGAGTTTTTAAATGAATACCGGGCGGATGGGCTTATTGCGGCAACGCCCACCGGCTCCACCGCCTACAATCTTTCTGCAGGAGGCCCCATCATTGTCCCGGATTCCAAAATGGTGGTCCTCACTCCCATCTGTTCCCATGCCCTGGGGACAAGGAGCATCGTACTTTCCGCAGATGACTGGATCCAGATAGAAATGACAGGGAAGAAGGGCATAAGCCAGGCGGCTGTATTTGACGGAGATACGACCACGGAGCTTTATCCAGGCGATTGCATCGAGATACGCCGGTCAGATATTAAAACCATTCTGATAAAGCTGAAAAACATATCATTTTTAGATAACCTGCGCAATAAGATGGCTGGTATATAG
- the dxs gene encoding 1-deoxy-D-xylulose-5-phosphate synthase — translation MMLELINGPEDIKKLSKQELDILSQEIRDFLVGKISMTGGHLASNLGVVELTMAIYLAFDLPKDKVIWDVGHQSYTHKILSGRREEFDDLRQYGGMSGFPKRKESPCDAFDTGHSSTSISAGLGLAQARDVLGEDHFVVSVIGDGALTGGMAYEALNNAARMNKNFIIILNDNNMSISENVGGMSTYLNSIRTGEGYLDLKKHVTNVLSRIPVVGDQIIDKISRTKNGIKQLLIPGMLFENMGITYLGPVDGHNIKALSRALREAKKLPHTVLVHVITQKGKGYALAERNPSKFHGVDPFDIITGEPKKKKNNPSYTDVFSKTICRLAEQDKRIVAVTAAMPDGTGLKRFSRLYPDRFFDVGIAEEHAVTSAAGMAAGGLKPVVAIYSSFLQRGFDQILHDVCIQNLPVVFAIDRAGLVGSDGETHQGIFDLSYLTAIPNMSVFAPKNLWELMDGMEFAMSYNGPFAVRYPRGEAYQGLKSFRAPIEYGKGEMIYEEKDIALLAVGSMVSTGEHVRQKLKAEGWNCTLANGRFVKPFDRELVDRLAKKHWLIAVMEENVLQGGFGPGVTAYIHEHYPHVKVINIALPDAYVEHGNVSLLRKGLGIDSNSIIWRLKKEYLDTERQNTEWKKYKDKTREMEKA, via the coding sequence ATGATGCTGGAATTAATAAACGGACCTGAGGATATCAAAAAACTGTCAAAGCAGGAGCTTGATATTTTAAGTCAGGAAATCCGTGACTTTTTGGTAGGAAAAATAAGCATGACTGGCGGCCATCTGGCTTCCAATTTAGGAGTGGTGGAGCTGACTATGGCGATCTACCTGGCTTTTGACCTTCCCAAGGATAAGGTTATCTGGGATGTAGGGCATCAGTCCTACACTCATAAAATATTAAGCGGCAGGAGAGAGGAATTTGACGACCTGCGGCAATACGGCGGCATGAGCGGCTTCCCCAAGAGAAAGGAAAGCCCTTGTGATGCCTTTGATACAGGACACAGCTCTACTTCCATTTCAGCCGGACTTGGACTGGCCCAGGCAAGAGATGTGCTTGGAGAGGATCATTTTGTGGTTTCCGTAATCGGAGACGGCGCCTTAACAGGCGGCATGGCCTATGAAGCTTTAAATAATGCGGCCAGAATGAACAAGAATTTCATTATTATTCTAAACGATAACAACATGTCCATCTCAGAAAATGTAGGTGGCATGTCTACTTATTTAAATAGCATCCGTACCGGAGAAGGGTATCTGGACTTAAAGAAGCACGTGACCAACGTGCTGTCCCGGATTCCGGTTGTAGGAGATCAGATCATCGATAAGATCAGCAGGACAAAGAACGGCATTAAACAGCTGCTCATACCTGGAATGCTGTTTGAGAATATGGGGATCACCTATCTTGGTCCGGTGGACGGCCATAATATAAAGGCTCTTTCCAGGGCCCTGCGGGAAGCAAAGAAGCTTCCCCATACTGTGCTGGTCCATGTGATCACCCAGAAAGGCAAGGGATATGCCCTGGCGGAAAGGAATCCTTCCAAGTTCCATGGAGTTGATCCTTTTGATATCATCACCGGGGAGCCGAAGAAAAAGAAGAATAATCCCAGCTATACGGATGTGTTTTCCAAAACCATCTGCCGTCTGGCTGAGCAGGATAAACGAATCGTGGCGGTAACGGCAGCCATGCCGGATGGAACAGGTTTAAAACGGTTTTCCCGTCTGTATCCCGACCGCTTTTTTGACGTGGGAATTGCAGAAGAGCATGCGGTGACATCGGCGGCTGGAATGGCGGCAGGCGGCTTAAAGCCGGTTGTGGCTATCTATTCGTCTTTTTTACAGCGCGGCTTTGATCAGATCCTCCATGATGTGTGCATTCAAAATCTGCCTGTGGTCTTTGCCATAGACCGGGCTGGGCTTGTGGGAAGTGATGGGGAAACCCACCAGGGGATTTTTGACTTATCCTATTTAACGGCAATCCCTAATATGAGCGTGTTTGCGCCGAAAAACCTATGGGAGCTTATGGATGGGATGGAGTTTGCCATGTCCTACAATGGCCCGTTTGCGGTTCGCTATCCAAGAGGAGAGGCTTACCAGGGCTTAAAGAGTTTTCGTGCTCCCATTGAATACGGTAAGGGAGAGATGATCTATGAGGAAAAGGATATCGCTCTTTTGGCAGTAGGAAGCATGGTGAGCACAGGGGAGCATGTAAGGCAAAAGCTGAAGGCAGAAGGCTGGAACTGTACTCTTGCAAACGGCCGGTTTGTGAAGCCTTTTGACCGGGAGTTGGTGGACCGGCTGGCAAAGAAGCACTGGCTCATAGCGGTCATGGAAGAAAATGTCCTTCAGGGAGGCTTTGGCCCCGGTGTCACCGCTTATATCCATGAGCACTATCCGCATGTAAAGGTAATCAATATTGCCTTGCCGGATGCCTATGTGGAGCATGGCAACGTATCCCTGCTCCGGAAGGGGTTGGGGATTGACAGCAATTCTATCATATGGCGGCTCAAAAAGGAATATCTTGATACGGAGCGCCAGAATACAGAATGGAAAAAATATAAAGATAAAACAAGGGAAATGGAAAAGGCATGA
- a CDS encoding polyprenyl synthetase family protein — protein sequence MNDKDMFSARTEEVRHVVETYLPPVEGHQSTVLAAMDYSVRAGGKRLRPMLMEETYRLFGGKGKEIEPFMAAIEMIHTSSLIHDDLPCMDNDTLRRGLPTAWVKFGYDMAVLAGDGLLIYSMETAAKALSMTDRPDLVARCMGILAEKTGIYGMIGGQTVDVELAGKPVPREKLDFIYRLKTGALLEAAMMIGAILGGGDEKQLKLVEKMASCLGLAFQIQDDILDLTSSAEVLGKPVLSDEKNHKTTYVTLEGIEKAKQDVERISEEAISCLHELPGKNEFLEALIRILVNREK from the coding sequence ATGAATGATAAAGATATGTTTTCAGCCCGTACAGAGGAAGTAAGGCATGTTGTAGAAACATACCTGCCTCCTGTGGAGGGCCATCAGAGTACGGTTCTGGCGGCAATGGATTACAGCGTTCGCGCTGGAGGAAAGAGGCTTCGTCCCATGCTGATGGAGGAGACCTACCGCTTATTCGGCGGTAAGGGGAAAGAGATTGAGCCTTTTATGGCGGCGATTGAGATGATTCACACCTCCTCCCTGATTCACGATGACCTTCCCTGTATGGATAATGATACCCTGCGCCGGGGACTTCCTACGGCATGGGTTAAATTTGGTTATGACATGGCGGTGCTGGCGGGTGACGGTTTGCTGATTTACTCCATGGAGACAGCTGCAAAAGCCCTTTCCATGACAGATCGGCCGGACCTGGTTGCCAGGTGCATGGGGATTTTAGCAGAAAAAACAGGGATTTATGGAATGATCGGCGGCCAGACCGTTGATGTGGAGCTTGCAGGAAAGCCTGTTCCAAGGGAAAAGCTTGATTTCATTTACCGGTTGAAGACCGGGGCGCTTTTAGAGGCCGCAATGATGATCGGAGCTATTCTCGGCGGAGGGGATGAAAAACAGCTGAAGCTGGTGGAGAAGATGGCCTCCTGCCTGGGACTTGCATTTCAGATTCAGGATGATATCCTGGATTTAACCAGCAGCGCGGAGGTTCTTGGAAAGCCTGTGCTCAGTGATGAAAAGAACCATAAAACCACCTATGTAACCCTGGAGGGAATTGAAAAGGCGAAGCAGGATGTGGAGAGGATTTCAGAAGAAGCGATTTCCTGTCTTCATGAGCTTCCTGGGAAGAATGAATTCCTGGAAGCGCTGATTCGGATACTTGTGAACCGGGAAAAGTAA